Proteins encoded in a region of the Flavobacterium sp. MDT1-60 genome:
- a CDS encoding ATP-binding protein, translating into MSDNGIGIEKGDLDAILNPFFRSNSTDHPEIKGTGLGLSIVKRTTELLGIKFKIESEIEVGTSVILSFNENMKTLS; encoded by the coding sequence ATTTCAGATAACGGAATCGGAATTGAGAAGGGAGATTTAGACGCAATTTTAAATCCTTTTTTTAGATCAAACTCTACAGATCATCCCGAAATTAAAGGAACTGGACTAGGTTTGTCGATTGTGAAAAGAACTACCGAGTTACTTGGTATTAAATTTAAAATTGAAAGCGAAATAGAAGTAGGAACCTCAGTTATTTTAAGTTTTAACGAAAATATGAAAACGTTATCGTAA
- a CDS encoding HAMP domain-containing sensor histidine kinase, whose protein sequence is MIQISFKNRIALNYIITTGLLILVVFSVIYSIVKHTVYSHIDENIKVEIKNHLAEIKVVGDKVILIDEEEWNEREHNTVDVNPVFVEFLDLNKKIIEKAPNLKTETLEFKDSVEDYELFETKMGDHDIRQIQVPLHVKKKQIGYIIVAMSLADSKLVLNNLFDIMCLSFLAILLLLFFIARFFAGRSIKPINAIITTSKIITKDNLKTRIPLPKTRDELYTLSKTINNLLNRIEDAIEREKQFTSDASHELRTPLTVIKGTLEVLIRKPRDNKEYEEKINYCINEVDHLNRLVDQLLLIARFENQKQNINTESVYLNALILDVLILNSEKINNKKLNIKFDAEQDYYIQSDNFLVITILRNIISNAIKYTNSNGQVLILLSKQNGKNSL, encoded by the coding sequence ATGATACAAATTTCTTTTAAAAACAGAATTGCGTTAAATTATATAATCACTACTGGTTTATTGATTTTAGTGGTTTTTTCGGTAATTTACTCGATCGTAAAACATACTGTTTACAGTCATATAGATGAAAATATAAAGGTTGAAATCAAGAACCATTTAGCAGAAATCAAGGTCGTTGGCGACAAAGTAATTTTAATTGATGAAGAAGAATGGAATGAGCGCGAACACAATACTGTAGATGTAAATCCGGTTTTTGTTGAGTTTTTAGATTTGAACAAAAAGATTATCGAAAAAGCGCCTAATCTAAAAACAGAAACTCTTGAATTTAAAGATTCAGTAGAAGATTATGAGTTGTTTGAGACCAAAATGGGAGATCATGATATTAGACAAATTCAGGTACCGCTTCATGTCAAAAAGAAACAAATAGGATATATTATAGTTGCTATGTCATTGGCCGATTCCAAATTGGTCTTAAATAATTTATTTGACATCATGTGTTTGTCATTTTTAGCAATTTTATTATTGCTGTTTTTTATTGCCAGATTCTTTGCCGGACGAAGTATAAAGCCGATAAATGCGATTATAACTACTTCAAAAATTATTACAAAAGACAATTTGAAAACTCGAATTCCGTTGCCTAAAACTCGTGACGAATTATATACGCTTTCAAAAACCATTAATAACTTATTAAACCGAATTGAAGATGCAATTGAACGTGAGAAACAGTTCACGTCTGATGCATCTCATGAATTAAGAACACCACTAACTGTTATTAAAGGAACACTTGAAGTTTTGATTCGTAAACCTCGTGATAATAAGGAATATGAAGAAAAGATAAATTATTGTATAAATGAAGTGGATCATCTAAACAGGCTCGTTGATCAGCTTCTTTTAATAGCACGTTTTGAGAATCAAAAGCAAAATATTAATACAGAATCGGTTTATTTGAATGCTTTAATTTTAGATGTTTTGATATTGAATTCAGAAAAAATAAACAACAAAAAGTTAAATATAAAATTTGATGCTGAACAGGATTATTATATTCAATCTGATAATTTTTTGGTGATTACTATTTTAAGGAATATTATTTCGAATGCAATTAAGTACACTAATAGTAATGGACAAGTTTTGATTTTACTATCAAAACAAAACGGAAAAAACAGTTTGTGA
- a CDS encoding LTA synthase family protein has protein sequence MTFYKKLAPFYNLAFFYFAISFLLRIVLFFHPITQSSFTILQSLKIFSLGLVSDFFVFIVASVFLWLYLIFISNSKYSKPFGYIILGIFVALFLYVASGKSIFDEYGGALPEIILIFIGIKTLLFALLLFLPKWRVKIRFWLFAFVIFLYVLLILQNGLSEYFFWNEFGVKYNFIAVNYLIYTNEVIGNIMQSYPVIPIFSALFLVTGVVTYFILKNSRNYIDNIPTISEKVKITLVYLSLFALSLIAIPTLAKTENSKNVFVNELQANGIYKFYLAFQNNKLDYFKFYKTLPNEKAFVILKQQLNAISGENTTRKITGDSIENHKNVVLITIESYSANFMKAYGNNQNITPFLDSLAQKSLQFTNLYAAGNRTVRGLEAVTLCLPPTAGESVVKREDNKNKFSTGAIFTQKGYNVKFMYGGDAFFDNMQDFYSGNGYQIVDKSSFSPEEITFSNVWGVCDEDMYNKAIKVMNTEFTQNKPFFNHIMTVSNHRPFTYPNNKIDIPGDIKSRDGGVKYTDYSLRKFFEIASKQPWFQNTVFVIVADHCASSAGKTQLPLDKYRIPAFIYSPGKKPAKCSKLMSQIDLMPTLFGLLHFDYQSKFFGQDVLKSDYKPRAFIATYQDLGLIKDNILTILSPKQIVKQFELKLNPKPGVAPEYQIYYDEIPLQTERTDLVNETISFYQTASDMLKHKKYEK, from the coding sequence ATGACTTTTTACAAGAAACTTGCCCCTTTTTACAATCTTGCTTTTTTCTATTTTGCCATAAGTTTTCTGCTGCGAATTGTGCTGTTTTTCCATCCTATTACGCAAAGCTCTTTTACTATTCTTCAGAGTCTGAAAATCTTTAGTTTAGGTCTTGTTTCAGATTTTTTCGTATTTATTGTAGCGAGTGTTTTTTTGTGGTTGTATTTAATTTTTATTTCAAATTCGAAATACAGCAAACCTTTTGGATATATTATTCTTGGGATATTTGTTGCACTATTTCTATATGTAGCTTCCGGAAAAAGTATTTTTGATGAATACGGAGGTGCATTGCCTGAGATTATTTTAATTTTTATTGGAATAAAAACGTTACTATTTGCTCTTTTGCTTTTCCTTCCAAAATGGAGAGTTAAAATCAGATTTTGGTTATTTGCCTTTGTGATCTTTTTATACGTTCTATTAATTCTTCAAAATGGTTTAAGCGAATATTTCTTTTGGAATGAATTTGGAGTAAAATACAATTTTATTGCTGTTAATTATCTGATTTACACTAATGAGGTTATCGGAAATATAATGCAGTCTTATCCCGTAATTCCTATATTTTCAGCTTTATTTTTAGTAACAGGAGTTGTTACCTATTTTATTCTCAAAAATTCCAGAAATTACATAGATAATATTCCAACCATAAGTGAAAAAGTAAAAATCACTTTAGTTTACCTTAGTTTATTTGCCCTTTCTTTAATCGCTATTCCTACGTTGGCTAAAACTGAAAATTCTAAAAATGTTTTTGTTAATGAATTGCAAGCTAATGGTATTTATAAATTCTATTTGGCTTTTCAGAATAACAAATTAGATTACTTTAAGTTTTACAAAACGCTTCCTAATGAAAAAGCATTCGTAATTTTAAAGCAGCAGCTTAACGCTATTTCCGGAGAAAACACAACCCGAAAAATTACCGGAGATTCTATTGAAAATCATAAAAACGTAGTATTAATTACTATCGAGAGTTATAGCGCCAACTTTATGAAGGCTTATGGAAATAATCAAAATATTACTCCTTTCTTAGATAGCCTGGCACAAAAAAGTCTTCAATTTACCAATTTATATGCAGCAGGAAACAGAACTGTTCGTGGATTGGAAGCCGTAACTTTATGTTTGCCTCCAACAGCAGGAGAAAGTGTTGTAAAAAGAGAAGACAATAAAAATAAATTTTCTACAGGGGCTATATTCACACAAAAAGGATACAATGTAAAATTTATGTACGGTGGAGATGCATTTTTTGATAATATGCAGGACTTTTATTCTGGAAACGGTTATCAAATTGTAGACAAATCTAGTTTTTCTCCTGAAGAAATTACATTCTCAAATGTTTGGGGCGTTTGTGACGAAGACATGTATAACAAAGCCATAAAGGTTATGAATACTGAGTTTACACAAAACAAACCTTTCTTTAATCATATTATGACGGTTAGCAATCACAGGCCTTTTACTTATCCTAATAATAAAATTGATATTCCTGGCGATATTAAATCTCGTGACGGCGGCGTAAAATATACGGATTATTCATTGAGAAAATTCTTTGAAATAGCAAGCAAACAACCATGGTTCCAGAATACTGTTTTTGTTATTGTAGCCGATCATTGCGCTTCAAGTGCCGGAAAAACACAGCTCCCTTTGGATAAATATAGAATTCCGGCTTTTATTTATAGTCCCGGTAAAAAACCTGCAAAATGCAGTAAATTAATGTCTCAAATTGATTTAATGCCAACGCTTTTTGGATTATTACATTTTGATTATCAAAGCAAGTTTTTTGGGCAGGATGTTTTGAAATCTGATTATAAACCAAGAGCTTTTATTGCAACTTATCAGGATTTAGGTTTGATAAAAGATAATATTTTGACCATTTTATCTCCTAAACAAATAGTAAAACAATTTGAACTAAAATTGAATCCAAAACCAGGAGTTGCTCCGGAATATCAAATTTATTATGATGAAATTCCGTTGCAAACAGAAAGAACTGATTTGGTCAATGAAACTATTTCGTTTTACCAGACTGCTTCTGACATGTTGAAACACAAGAAATATGAAAAGTAA
- a CDS encoding zinc dependent phospholipase C family protein: MKNFKMKPRLIAFFALGIGFLTLSWGIVGHERINKAAVMALPRPIQIFFYNHIDFITQEASVPDIRKYALNSKDENPRHYFDMENFGSVDSLPKTMEEAKKKYDAKFLNDNGILPWYIEDMMVKLTKAFKDKNRAEILFLAADLGHYIGDAHMPLHTSANHDGQLSDQKGIHSLWESRLPELFAKNYKLNVPQAQYYGDVHKAVWDMINDTHSLAQPLLDIDKKLRTATPENQVFKMDADGKVLKSKYNSAVFSDEYAKKLHKELNGMVENQMRKAITATASFWYTAWVNAGKPDLSDLDSSAVTQRNNQALKDDLQLYQNGDLFGMQNQND, translated from the coding sequence ATGAAAAACTTTAAAATGAAGCCAAGACTAATCGCCTTTTTTGCATTAGGAATTGGATTTTTAACCTTGTCATGGGGAATCGTTGGTCACGAACGTATTAACAAAGCAGCTGTAATGGCTCTGCCTCGACCAATACAAATATTCTTTTACAATCATATTGACTTTATTACGCAGGAAGCTTCTGTTCCGGACATTCGTAAATATGCCCTGAATTCTAAAGACGAAAATCCAAGACATTATTTTGATATGGAAAATTTTGGTTCTGTTGACAGTTTACCAAAAACTATGGAAGAAGCAAAGAAAAAATACGATGCTAAATTCTTGAACGACAACGGAATTTTACCTTGGTATATTGAAGATATGATGGTTAAATTAACTAAAGCTTTCAAAGATAAAAACAGAGCAGAAATTTTATTTCTTGCTGCTGATTTAGGTCATTATATTGGTGATGCTCATATGCCACTGCACACTTCTGCAAATCATGACGGACAATTAAGCGATCAAAAAGGAATTCATTCACTTTGGGAAAGCAGATTACCAGAATTGTTTGCTAAAAATTATAAACTAAATGTTCCGCAGGCACAATATTATGGAGATGTTCATAAGGCAGTTTGGGATATGATTAATGATACACATAGTTTAGCTCAACCGTTATTAGATATAGATAAAAAACTAAGAACGGCAACTCCTGAAAATCAGGTTTTCAAGATGGATGCTGATGGAAAAGTTTTGAAAAGTAAATACAATTCGGCGGTTTTCTCTGATGAATACGCTAAAAAACTGCATAAAGAGTTAAATGGAATGGTTGAAAACCAAATGAGAAAAGCTATTACTGCAACAGCTAGTTTTTGGTATACTGCGTGGGTAAATGCCGGAAAACCTGACTTAAGCGATTTAGATTCATCTGCAGTTACACAAAGAAACAATCAGGCTTTAAAAGATGATCTTCAATTATATCAAAACGGAGATCTTTTTGGAATGCAGAATCAAAATGATTAA
- a CDS encoding response regulator transcription factor codes for MHILIVEDELGIVQFLQQGLQEEGYEVTTANDGSKGFELVQNQQFDLILLDWMLPKINGLDLCKAIRIKDQKTPIIFLTAKDTVQETIEGLKAGANDYIKKPFSFEELVERIKVHFRNRKENEILTLGTIKIDLSKHIVLKNDEEVALTQREFELLTYLIQHKGKVCTRNQILKDVWEINFEYDTGVIDVFMNAIRKKLNLKIEEDYIKTIRGIGYIANDL; via the coding sequence ATGCATATTTTAATAGTTGAAGATGAGTTAGGAATTGTTCAGTTTTTGCAACAAGGTTTACAAGAGGAAGGTTATGAGGTAACAACTGCCAATGATGGCTCAAAAGGCTTTGAATTAGTTCAGAATCAACAATTTGATTTGATTTTGTTAGATTGGATGTTGCCTAAAATCAATGGTTTGGATTTATGTAAAGCCATTAGAATTAAAGATCAAAAAACACCAATAATCTTTTTAACTGCAAAAGATACCGTGCAGGAAACTATAGAAGGACTTAAAGCTGGTGCAAATGATTATATTAAAAAACCATTTAGTTTTGAAGAATTGGTTGAACGTATTAAAGTTCATTTTAGAAATAGAAAAGAAAACGAAATACTTACTTTAGGAACCATTAAAATAGATTTGTCCAAACATATTGTATTAAAAAATGATGAAGAAGTCGCTTTAACCCAAAGAGAATTTGAATTGCTAACTTATTTAATTCAGCACAAAGGTAAGGTTTGTACCCGAAATCAGATCTTAAAAGATGTCTGGGAAATCAATTTTGAATATGATACCGGAGTTATAGACGTTTTTATGAATGCTATCCGAAAAAAACTCAATTTAAAAATTGAAGAAGATTATATAAAAACAATTCGCGGTATTGGTTACATCGCAAACGACTTATAA